The following are from one region of the Candidatus Hydrogenedentota bacterium genome:
- a CDS encoding 5-formyltetrahydrofolate cyclo-ligase: MHPPTFQNKAEARVWALRRRAAIPESDRDAIASKSIARLLTSPLLSQADAILTYVGSKGGELDTRPLIGEAIAMGKSVLVPVTRPGGVMRWSQLERLADLEMTPLGILEPRSAALSWVEPADGLCVVPGVCFRRDGHRIGFGGGYYDRFLETFAGKAVALAPEALFGVDFPVEAHDRPVSVVFTEAGAHAAG; encoded by the coding sequence ATGCATCCACCAACCTTTCAGAACAAAGCCGAAGCCCGCGTCTGGGCCTTGCGCCGCCGCGCCGCGATCCCCGAGTCCGATCGGGACGCAATTGCTTCCAAGTCCATCGCGCGGCTGTTGACCTCCCCACTCCTTTCGCAGGCCGACGCAATATTGACGTATGTGGGGAGCAAAGGCGGTGAACTGGATACACGTCCGCTCATCGGCGAAGCCATCGCGATGGGAAAGTCCGTTCTGGTGCCGGTCACGCGGCCCGGCGGCGTGATGCGCTGGTCGCAATTGGAGCGTCTGGCGGACCTGGAAATGACCCCGCTCGGCATCCTGGAACCGCGATCGGCTGCGCTCTCGTGGGTGGAACCCGCTGACGGACTATGCGTGGTGCCCGGCGTCTGCTTTCGGCGGGATGGGCACCGGATCGGCTTCGGCGGCGGCTATTACGACCGCTTCCTGGAAACCTTTGCGGGCAAGGCGGTTGCCCTGGCGCCGGAGGCGTTGTTTGGCGTGGACTTTCCCGTGGAAGCGCATGATCGCCCCGTGTCGGTCGTTTTCACCGAGGCCGGCGCCCACGCTGCTGGCTAA